The genomic interval CGCTTTTCCAAAGACGACAACAGAACCCCCGGCAAGGATTTCAGCTCCCTTGTTCACGTTTCCGAAGACTATCACATCACCGGAATGAACAACAGTCTGACCGGATCGAATATTCCTTTTTATCACTTTACCGGTGCTTTCAACCGTCGTTCGTGACTGCACTCTCAGATCGTTTTCCTTTCCCTCAACAGTGCTTCCAACGAGTATCTGTGAGACTTCAAGACCGAGATTTCTCAGGTGAGAAACGATCTTTGGGATATCTTGAGAGTGTTTGTTGTGATTCTCGATCATCAGAGAGATCCTGTCTCCCTTGGCAAAAAATCCCCCCATCTGTGTAATGCGAGCGGAGATCGCGTTCAAGACTTCTTCGAGGTTCTGATAATCTTTTATGAGGAGTATAAGGCCTTCCTTTGTCATCTTGAAATCCACCATTCCTATCACCTCATCTTTAGATTCTATCATGTTTAAAATAATAATCGGAGGTGTCTGAAATGAGACTGATAACGTTCGATGCTTCGTACGATCCCATCGCTGAAGAAAGCAAAACTGTGCGGGTCTATGTCTTTGAACCGGAGAAGATTGAACGCAATCTGATCTTCCTTCACGGGATAGGAAACGGAAATATTCCATACCTTCTCTGGTTTGGAGAGAAGTTCAGAGAGTACAACATCAAAACCTGGTTTCTCATCCTTCCCTATCACGAAAAACGTGCACCGGAGAACTGGTCTGGAGGAGAGCCTTTCTACCACTCTTCACCCTCTTTCTGTGTGAAGCGATTCGACGAGGCTGTGCAGGACGTGATCGATCTGGTTGATGTTGTGAAGAGAGACAATGACAAGCCCATTTCGTTGATGGGCTTCAGCTTCGGAGGAATGATAACAACCATAGCACTCGCCCGTGAAAAACGAATCGAAAAGGGTGTTATCTGCTGTTCTGGTGGAGACTGGAGATGGATCAACTGGTATTCACCTTACACGGAGAGATTGAGAGAACTCTACAGGAAGAATGGAAACGAATACGGTTGTAGATCGGAGAAGGATTGTATCAAGAACAGAAGGAATGCCCCTGAGATTATCAAGTCGTTCAACTCCATCGAAGATATCAGAAAAAAACCACCGGTGGGTTGCTATTTCTACGACCCGGCATCTTTCGCTCCGTTCGTTGACCAGAAAGTGCTATTCTTCTGGGCGCTCTTCGACCGTGTGATACCATACCAGTCTTACGCGTGCCTTCACAAGCTTCTCAAGAACAAGAAGACCGTTTATCTTCCATCGGGTCATAAAGGTTCTTACTTCTTCAGGAGATACATCGCAAAAAGAGTGGTGAGGTTCTTAATAGATGATGAGTGAGTAAAGCGTTGCGATTATGAACGGTATGAACATGAAGCTCCACGCCACCTTGAAAAATTCCTTGAAACTCACCGTGTGTTTCGTGTACTTTTCCAGAAGGGAAAGACCAACTATGTTCTGAACGGCTCCAAGAGGTGTCA from Thermotoga sp. Mc24 carries:
- the minC gene encoding septum site-determining protein MinC, producing MVDFKMTKEGLILLIKDYQNLEEVLNAISARITQMGGFFAKGDRISLMIENHNKHSQDIPKIVSHLRNLGLEVSQILVGSTVEGKENDLRVQSRTTVESTGKVIKRNIRSGQTVVHSGDVIVFGNVNKGAEILAGGSVVVFGKAQGNIRAGLNEGEQAVVAALDLQTSLIQIAGFITHSKGEENVPSIAHVKGNRIVIEPFDKVSFERSE
- a CDS encoding alpha/beta hydrolase, with protein sequence MRLITFDASYDPIAEESKTVRVYVFEPEKIERNLIFLHGIGNGNIPYLLWFGEKFREYNIKTWFLILPYHEKRAPENWSGGEPFYHSSPSFCVKRFDEAVQDVIDLVDVVKRDNDKPISLMGFSFGGMITTIALAREKRIEKGVICCSGGDWRWINWYSPYTERLRELYRKNGNEYGCRSEKDCIKNRRNAPEIIKSFNSIEDIRKKPPVGCYFYDPASFAPFVDQKVLFFWALFDRVIPYQSYACLHKLLKNKKTVYLPSGHKGSYFFRRYIAKRVVRFLIDDE